In Thermoanaerobaculia bacterium, the genomic stretch ACCGAAGGCGCCAATTCCGAAGAGTTCACCGTACGTCGTCGAATCCTTCGTAACAACGTAGTCGTATCCGGAAGTTGAAATAAATCCCTCCACATGAGCAATCAGACCTGCGAAAAGGAGCCCTGCCCCGGCGCATGCTTCCAGGACACCGGAAAGGGCATGGGCCGGTGCGGATGAAAAGGAAGACAGGGGATCCTTCATTTTCCACCGTTCAGGAAGGAAAGAGATGAAAAAGGCCAGAAAAGAGTGGACCACCCAGCGGGCCATGGCAATCAGATCCTCCATGGAGTTATTATACAGAGACTTTGGCTGTTTCTGATCTATTGACAACCAGCGGGTGACTTTATAGGATAGGTCCATGTCTACAATCAAACCCTTCAGGGCATTGCGCCCCCGGAAAGACCTCGCGGAGCGTGTCGCCGCACCTCCCTATGACGTCGTGAATACGAAGACAGCCATGAAGATGGCCGAAGGCAACCCATTGAGCTTTCTCCGGATCGCACGAGCGGAAATCGACCTTCCTCCGGGAACCGATCTCTATGATGCGTCCGTTTACGCCATGGCGGGGGAGAACCTGCAGCGCCTGGTCAGGGATGGGATCATGGTTCAGGATCCAACGCCCTGTCTCTACCTCTACCGCCAGACCATGGACGGAAGGACCCAGCTGGGGCTGGTCACCCTGGTCTCCGCCGTCGAGTACGATGAGGGAAAGATCAAGATCCACGAAAAGACCCTGAAGCGGAAGGAAGATGACCGGGTAAACTACATTCTGGGAACCCGGGCCCATAACGAACCCGTATTCCTCTCCTTTCGAGCCACAGAGACCCTTCGGACGCTGATGCAGGATCCGACTAAACAGGAACCGGAATACGACTTCACGACCGACGATCAGTTCGGCAGGGTGCGCCACGAGTTCTGGGTTGTGGATGATGAGAATGCGATCAAAGCCATTTCCGATGCATTTTCCACACTGCCCGCCCTCTATGTCGCCGACGGACATCACCGTTCCGCATCGGCCTGGAGAGTCTGGAAACAGCTGAAATCGGAAAATCCGAACCACACCGGGCAGGAAGAATATAACTTTTTCATGGCGGTTGTCTTTCCCCATGATGAACTCTTTATCTACGACTACAACCGTGTGATTCGAGACCTGGGCGGACTTTCCCCTGAGAAATTTTTCGAAAAAGCATGCCAGTCCTTTACGGTTTCCACACCCTTTCCGAGTCGAAAGCCCGCACAAAAACATGAATTTGGCATGTACATGGATGGAACCTGGCACCTTCTGACCGCCCGTCCCGGATCATTTGACGGGAACGACCCCTACCAGCGACTCGATGTGTCCATCATCCATGAAAACCTGATTCAGCCGGTCCTCGGAATTGACGACCCCAAAACCAATCCGAGAATCGATTTTGTCGGGGGAATCCTTGGGATGGACGAGCTGGAACGCCTTGTTGACAGCGGAGAGTTCACACTCGCCATCAGTATTTTTCCTACGAGCCTGGAGGATGTCTTTGATGTGGCGGACCGGAACATGACCATGCCGCCAAAATCGACCTGGTTTGAACCAAAATTGAGGAGCGGCCTTTTCGTCCACCCTCTGGACAGCTGACGTAGGGCTGATTTTTCCTATTCTGACCAGGAGCCTTCGTATACGCAGGCGTTGGCTCCCTGGATGACACACTCGCTGTGAACGAGATGGATATCCTTTCCTCCGCTCAATTCCAGGGTTCGCTCCATCCAGCCTGCAAGGTCAAAGCAGAAAGCCCGGCTGATGGGGTGGAAATCCCGCACGGTAGCCTTGGCGCCCCGGTTGTCCAACGACTGAACGTCAAGTTTTCCCACACTGTAATACCGGTTCCAGAGCATACCTGAAAGTGAGAGCAACCGGCGGGGCCCTCCGACTTTCATAAAGATCTTGTGAATCGTCGTAAGCTCAAATTCCGCCGTAAACCTTCCAATCTGCCAGCACAGGCTCAGGTCACCCCGGCCGAGAACCCTGTCAACTGCCTCGTAGAAACGGACCTGATACTCGAAGGGATACCACTCGGAAGGCACAACCCGCGAGGCCAGAAGAGAAGCCAGATCCCCGTCCAGAACGTCCAGAACCCGTTTCAGAGCTTCATCCCCATGGCGATCAACGACGTACGCTAACGCACCTTTCAGCGTGTAGCCCTTGGAACGTATTCCACCCTTGTCTGCCATACCCGGAGTGTACCACATGGAGCCCGTCTCCCGCCATGGTAAACTGATCTTACATGGTATTCCGCATCTTTTTCCTGCTTTCCTTTTTCTTTTTTTCCTTCCCTGCATTGTCGGAGGATGGCTGGATTTTCACCACAAGAGACCTTCTCTCACACTGGTCCTCGGAAAATGAAATCCGATGGGAACTCCCCCTGACGCGCGAAGAATGCTTTGAGGGACGATGGAGCAATCTTGAAGGGGACACTGCTGAACCGTTCCGCTGGATCCTTGACCGATCTGTCGGCATAAAGGTTCCGTCTTCCAATGAATCCTGGACCCATGTTTCACTTCGTCTGCGGGCCTTTCAACCGCGACAGGTCGTGACCATCTCTCTCCATGGAGGGGAATCGAGATCTTTCCCTCTGGACACGACATGGCAATGGATCACCCTCGAATGCCCGCCGACAAAAGAGGCCGTCTTGACCTTTCGATTTACCCGATTGTGGTCTCCATCTGAAGTGGATCCGGAAAGCAATGATCGTCGGTTTCTCGCCGCCGCCCTTTCCAGGGTGCTCATCTCCAGGGGTAATCCCTCGAGTCTGAATCCCTCCTTTTCATGGAAAGGAGATCAGCTGTACCTCAATCCTGGTGCAGCCATCCACGGCATCCTTCCCCTGCCTGAGAACTTCACCTGGACATTTACCACGAATTCCCCCCTGGATCTCTCCGCACGACAGTTCCACACGACTCTTTCGGGATCCACCGTTGTGAGACGAAAGCTCATGGGAGAAACCTATCCCCTTGTCCGAATCGCAAACCCTTCACCAGACAGGACAGCCATCCTTACCGTCTCCGGCCAGTGGACGCGGACAGACCGTAAAAAGGGGAATCGAATCTATATGTTTTTCGGTCGGGGGATCCAGGAGAGCGATCTCTTTTCCCTGACGCATATTCGTTCAGACTATCAACTCTCGTGGATCGAGGCATCCGTGGCAGAGGATGCCTTTGGTTACATTGCAGAAGGATCGGACCTGGCTCCTCACACCATGCCTCCCCTTCCCATCCTCCTTCTCCCCGCCGGATTTTTCCCTGCCGTTGTCCCCTGTCCTGCAATGAAAACCTTCAGCCAAAAGGATGAACCTTCCGAATACAGCCCAAACCTGATTCAAATCGACCTTGGGGACCTATCCTCATCCTTTTTTGACCTTCCCCGAATTTCACAGACACGGTTCTGGATGGAGAATAACGGCCCCCTCTTTCTCACCCCGGAAGGAGCCCTGACCCTGAATGTCGTCGTAAATCCGGGAGAAAACACTTTCATCCTTCAAAGGGAAGACCCGACGGGGTTTGTGGATGCCTTTGTCGTGAACCGTGCGGAAATCCAATCGGCTCAGGTCGCAACCCTTACCCTTTCCGACGGGTGGATGGAGTCAGGCACGCGGAAAATGCTGCTCCGAAGGGGAAAGATCACCGTGATCTCATCGGAAAGAGAAGCTCACACAGCGACGATATGTCTGCGTGGGGTCGAAAGGATTCATCCATCCCGGCGGGAATCGATTCGAAGGGAGCGGCTGAACGACCTTGAACAGACTCTTCTAACCCTGAAATCGAAACAGACAAAAGCAGACAACCTCTGGATCTTCCTCTTTCTTGGAGAAGCCGAAACATCCAGGTACCTCTATATGTGCCGGGGTCCAGCCGATACATCTGACATCGGGAACCTGGCCCGGACGATCGCGACATTTCTTCAGATGGACGAGAGAGATCTTCCTCCCCGTTTTTTTCCCCGTTGAAATGGTGTGCGCCTTCATTTTGTTATCAAAGGTATGAACACCCTACTTCTTTTTCTCGCTCTGGCCATGCCCCAATTCACCGACACCGTCTCCGTGCATCTTGCCACGGTCGACGCTGTCGTCACAGACCATTCCGGCCACCAGATCCTTGGATTGACTCCGGATGATTTCACCCTCCTCGTCGACGGCGAACCGGTGGAGATCAACTCTCTGGAGTATTACTCCACACGCCATCCCATTGTGGCGGACCCATCTTTTCGCCCTGAACCTCTGCCCGGGCGTCAATTTGTGATTCTGATTCAAAAACAGATAGACGGATCGGATTTTTCCAGAATGAAGCAGGTTCAGAGGGACCTGGAATCGTTCCTGAACTCCCGGTTCCGGGACGGAGACACGGCGGCGATCTTTACTTTCAAAAGCAGGCTCCTCTGCCTGAGTGACTTTACGGGAAGCCGTGATGCCCTCCTCCAGACCGTCCAGGACCGATTCCTGACCGACCAGGCCATCGACATGCCCGACTGGGTGGCTCCCCCGGAGGAACTGAACGCCCAGCTCTTCATCGACGGTCTGGAATCGCTCACTCTTGCCCTGGAACGGATCGATGGCAGGAAAGACATGGTCCTCTTCTCTTACGGGTTCGGGAAGCTCAATTTTGCATCCATCGGGCGCCCCATCGGGGACTATTCAACCACCCGGCAGTTCGATCGCCTGATCGAGGAGTTAAACAGCGCCAATACAGCGGTCTACATCCTGGATCTTCACCGCGGTGCGGGACACACTATGGAGGCCATGCTGTCGACCGTTGCGGATCGGACAGGCGGAACCTACTATCCATACGGGGAACACTTCCTCTCCTCTCTCAAGGAAATCGAAAAATCCACCGGAGGCTATTACCTCCTCACCTATTACACCCGTACAAAAGCGGATGAGGAGCCCCGCTACCGATCTATTGAAGTCCGTTTGGCCAACCCGACCTTCCGGGTCGTGGCACGGGAGGGAATCCAGTATTGAATTCCGGACGGGATCCCTCTCCGCCTTCTGAGGAGTCTGGACCCGTCCTCCTCTGCTCCCATGCACTCGGAAACGATCCGGCGCTGGATCTGACAACAGAGGAAATCTTTCTTTCCGCGGGAGCCAGCGCCCTTTTCATCTATCGCTGGAACCGGCCCGTTCTTGTCCTTGGCTACGGTCAGGAAACCGGCGATGTCGATCTCGAGTTCTGCCGGAGCAGGAAA encodes the following:
- a CDS encoding DUF1015 domain-containing protein, which translates into the protein MSTIKPFRALRPRKDLAERVAAPPYDVVNTKTAMKMAEGNPLSFLRIARAEIDLPPGTDLYDASVYAMAGENLQRLVRDGIMVQDPTPCLYLYRQTMDGRTQLGLVTLVSAVEYDEGKIKIHEKTLKRKEDDRVNYILGTRAHNEPVFLSFRATETLRTLMQDPTKQEPEYDFTTDDQFGRVRHEFWVVDDENAIKAISDAFSTLPALYVADGHHRSASAWRVWKQLKSENPNHTGQEEYNFFMAVVFPHDELFIYDYNRVIRDLGGLSPEKFFEKACQSFTVSTPFPSRKPAQKHEFGMYMDGTWHLLTARPGSFDGNDPYQRLDVSIIHENLIQPVLGIDDPKTNPRIDFVGGILGMDELERLVDSGEFTLAISIFPTSLEDVFDVADRNMTMPPKSTWFEPKLRSGLFVHPLDS
- a CDS encoding VWA domain-containing protein, which translates into the protein MNTLLLFLALAMPQFTDTVSVHLATVDAVVTDHSGHQILGLTPDDFTLLVDGEPVEINSLEYYSTRHPIVADPSFRPEPLPGRQFVILIQKQIDGSDFSRMKQVQRDLESFLNSRFRDGDTAAIFTFKSRLLCLSDFTGSRDALLQTVQDRFLTDQAIDMPDWVAPPEELNAQLFIDGLESLTLALERIDGRKDMVLFSYGFGKLNFASIGRPIGDYSTTRQFDRLIEELNSANTAVYILDLHRGAGHTMEAMLSTVADRTGGTYYPYGEHFLSSLKEIEKSTGGYYLLTYYTRTKADEEPRYRSIEVRLANPTFRVVAREGIQY